A single genomic interval of Aureliella helgolandensis harbors:
- a CDS encoding SufS family cysteine desulfurase has product MNSEFANKIRSDFPILATQMSGKPLVYLDNGATTQKPQAMIDALVHYYTHDNANIHRGVYELSQRATDAYELARKKVAAFLGVEDAAECVFVRGTTDGINLVAASWGGNNLKAGDEVLVSGLEHHSNIVPWQLICERAGASLRVWQPNAAGELDLQQLPEILSARTKMVAIQHVSNALGTIHDVAEIVRCAKAVDATVLVDGAQWVGHYATNVAELGCDFYTFSGHKLYGPTGIGVLWGRRELLEAMPPYQGGGDMIETVEFSKSTYAPLPNLFEAGTPNIAGAIGLGAAIDYVQEVGFERISAYEDALLEYATEKMTSVPGLRILGTAARKAAVISFVLESPSIAPLDIATTLSDEGIAIRTGHHCCMPLMGELKVSGTSRVSLAMYNTFEEVDRLVEVLNALVSRRASKQATAADDSNSSSELSAAISFAAAVAESPEAAAHELAEEFLLFDDRESKTELLLELGQELPDCFEALKVISTAVPGCMSEVYLVGRPATDKPDYFEFSADSNAEIVRGLIAVLIKLFSGQKAEQILAFDIESFFRRIGFDQFVSTQRRSGLDGMIRRIRTLAQSIADRDASATAPS; this is encoded by the coding sequence ATGAATTCTGAATTTGCGAACAAGATTCGCTCCGATTTTCCGATTCTGGCGACTCAAATGAGTGGCAAACCCCTTGTCTACTTGGACAATGGCGCGACCACGCAAAAACCCCAAGCGATGATCGATGCGCTCGTGCACTACTACACGCACGACAACGCGAATATCCATCGAGGCGTTTATGAACTGAGTCAACGCGCAACGGATGCCTACGAATTGGCGCGGAAAAAAGTTGCCGCATTTCTGGGGGTGGAGGACGCGGCAGAGTGCGTCTTTGTGCGTGGAACCACCGATGGTATCAATCTAGTGGCTGCATCGTGGGGCGGAAATAACCTGAAGGCAGGGGATGAAGTGCTCGTGAGTGGGCTCGAGCATCATTCCAACATCGTTCCTTGGCAATTGATCTGCGAACGCGCCGGGGCCTCATTGCGAGTGTGGCAACCCAATGCAGCGGGAGAACTCGATTTGCAACAGTTGCCTGAAATTTTATCAGCACGCACGAAAATGGTTGCGATTCAGCATGTTTCCAATGCATTGGGAACCATCCATGATGTGGCTGAGATCGTGCGCTGCGCTAAAGCGGTAGACGCTACCGTACTCGTCGACGGCGCCCAGTGGGTTGGTCACTACGCGACCAACGTGGCGGAATTGGGGTGTGACTTTTACACCTTCAGTGGACACAAGCTTTATGGCCCTACCGGTATTGGTGTGCTGTGGGGACGCCGCGAATTATTAGAAGCGATGCCTCCCTACCAAGGAGGCGGAGACATGATTGAAACCGTCGAATTTTCCAAGTCGACGTATGCGCCCCTACCGAATCTGTTTGAAGCTGGGACTCCCAATATCGCAGGTGCGATTGGTTTGGGGGCTGCCATTGATTATGTCCAAGAAGTTGGTTTTGAACGGATCAGTGCGTACGAAGATGCGTTGTTAGAGTATGCAACCGAGAAGATGACGTCGGTCCCTGGTCTGCGCATTTTGGGGACTGCGGCGCGAAAAGCCGCGGTGATTAGCTTTGTGCTGGAATCACCTTCGATCGCTCCTCTAGACATTGCTACAACTCTTAGCGATGAAGGGATTGCGATTCGGACTGGACACCACTGCTGCATGCCGCTCATGGGTGAGCTCAAGGTGAGTGGTACCAGTCGCGTCTCCTTGGCAATGTACAACACCTTCGAAGAGGTCGATCGCTTGGTCGAAGTCTTGAATGCACTCGTTTCTCGTCGTGCATCCAAACAGGCGACTGCTGCGGACGACTCGAACTCGAGTAGTGAATTGTCCGCAGCCATCTCATTTGCCGCAGCCGTTGCAGAATCTCCCGAGGCGGCGGCACATGAACTGGCCGAAGAGTTTTTGTTGTTTGACGATCGAGAAAGCAAGACGGAGCTGCTGCTCGAATTGGGGCAGGAGCTGCCCGATTGTTTCGAAGCTTTGAAGGTGATCAGCACTGCTGTACCGGGGTGTATGAGTGAAGTTTACTTAGTCGGACGCCCTGCTACAGACAAACCTGACTACTTCGAGTTCTCGGCAGATTCAAATGCCGAGATTGTACGCGGATTGATCGCAGTGCTGATCAAGTTGTTTTCGGGCCAGAAAGCGGAGCAGATTCTCGCGTTTGATATTGAGAGCTTTTTTCGCCGTATTGGCTTCGATCAATTTGTTTCCACCCAACGCCGCAGTGGGCTGGATGGAATGATCCGCCGCATCCGGACGCTCGCCCAAAGCATCGCCGACCGCGATGCCAGCGCCACGGCTCCATCCTAG
- a CDS encoding WXG100 family type VII secretion target, with protein sequence MAQAIVDPEQLRQFAAMLKRYGQQVRESTAALNQAQARLAESWRDQENRKFAEEFEEQVKLVNRLLESTDQHVPYLLKKAEIIDQYLQR encoded by the coding sequence ATGGCGCAAGCAATTGTCGATCCGGAACAACTCAGGCAGTTTGCAGCGATGTTGAAACGCTACGGCCAACAGGTGCGAGAATCAACGGCCGCCTTGAATCAAGCCCAAGCCCGCTTGGCTGAGTCGTGGCGAGATCAAGAGAATCGGAAGTTTGCAGAAGAATTTGAAGAGCAGGTCAAGCTTGTCAATCGGCTGCTAGAATCGACCGATCAGCACGTCCCCTACCTTCTCAAGAAAGCAGAAATCATCGACCAATACCTGCAGCGTTAG
- a CDS encoding DUF1552 domain-containing protein, with protein sequence MPHRFSRRSMLRGLGVTMALPWMESLAVWGDETQASEPGSQPPVRMAILFAGNGFHGREWWARGQGADMELGQVLTPLAPYRERMLFIQGLYNAEALKGNIHSSQTGNLLSGASLAAGGEIRSGTSVDQLLAQRFGYKTKVPSLVLGCERANPSIHKNYSMLYSSHISWSSPTSPTPLEVYPALAFDRLFKDEIQHGDQSVLDAVLSDAQQLRRNISGRDQRKLDEYLESVREVELRIAQSGRRGELQGWRPTLTEPNIARPADGVPQDIAEHMRTMCDILVLAFQTDTTRLCTLKLNNDHSSLRFPNLGVDYMIHHLLSHADTDDWLKVNQFFTQQLAYIAAKLDAIQEGERTALDNSMLMLCSSMMSGSHDATQLPVVLVGGGGGQIEGGRVLDYRENPNRQICRLYMSLMQKMGLKVDQFGDASEALAEV encoded by the coding sequence ATGCCTCATCGTTTTTCACGTCGGTCGATGCTCCGAGGGCTGGGCGTCACGATGGCTCTACCTTGGATGGAGTCATTGGCGGTCTGGGGAGATGAAACGCAAGCAAGTGAACCGGGAAGCCAGCCACCAGTGCGAATGGCAATCTTGTTTGCTGGCAATGGCTTCCATGGCAGGGAGTGGTGGGCGCGAGGCCAGGGTGCCGACATGGAATTGGGGCAAGTCCTCACGCCGCTGGCTCCGTACCGTGAACGCATGCTATTCATTCAAGGCCTCTACAATGCCGAAGCGCTAAAGGGCAACATTCATAGCTCTCAAACCGGCAATCTGCTCTCTGGTGCGTCTCTTGCCGCTGGAGGCGAGATTCGTTCTGGTACGAGTGTCGATCAACTGCTGGCACAGCGTTTTGGGTACAAAACGAAAGTTCCCAGTCTGGTGCTGGGTTGCGAAAGAGCCAATCCCTCGATCCACAAAAATTATTCGATGCTGTACAGCTCGCACATTTCCTGGAGCTCGCCGACATCTCCCACTCCTCTCGAAGTCTACCCCGCCCTAGCCTTTGATCGTCTGTTTAAGGACGAAATCCAGCACGGAGATCAAAGCGTTCTCGATGCGGTCTTGTCCGACGCGCAGCAGTTGCGGCGCAATATCAGCGGACGAGATCAGCGAAAATTGGATGAGTATTTGGAATCGGTGCGCGAAGTCGAATTGCGCATTGCACAATCGGGTCGTCGCGGCGAACTGCAGGGCTGGCGTCCCACTCTAACCGAACCCAACATCGCTCGTCCTGCAGATGGAGTGCCGCAGGATATTGCTGAGCACATGCGCACCATGTGTGACATTCTCGTCTTAGCCTTTCAAACCGATACCACCCGGCTATGCACGCTTAAACTCAATAACGATCACTCGTCACTCCGCTTTCCGAACCTGGGAGTCGATTACATGATCCACCACTTGCTGTCGCATGCGGATACTGACGACTGGTTGAAAGTCAATCAATTCTTCACGCAGCAATTGGCCTACATTGCAGCCAAACTAGATGCCATTCAAGAAGGTGAACGCACTGCACTAGACAATTCGATGCTGATGCTTTGTTCAAGCATGATGTCGGGCAGTCACGATGCAACACAATTACCTGTCGTACTGGTCGGCGGAGGAGGGGGACAGATTGAAGGCGGCCGCGTCTTGGATTATCGCGAAAATCCCAACCGTCAAATTTGTCGTCTGTACATGTCGCTGATGCAGAAAATGGGGCTGAAAGTCGACCAATTTGGCGACGCCAGCGAAGCCCTAGCTGAAGTCTAG